From the genome of Deinococcus sp. JMULE3, one region includes:
- a CDS encoding PAS domain S-box protein → MILPDAGSAAFQTLDAAALLAALPDPVAHLGADGQVTLNRAAQARMAQYSATGDWMALFEPGSVPAIQVAVQDALRGETRQVTVQVVDTVAPGLLTVAPSAGGALLHLHVARDPLEVALELMDGLGLGMTVQAPDTRILLANDAATRILGLSRDQLMGRDSMDPEWRAVHPDGTDFPGETHPSVQALRTLQVQREVPMGVYHPGDAAWRWLQVTAIPRRAPGATQPKQVTTVFADVTEKQGMQAELSRRERRYRSLVRATSQMVWDARPDGDFQPPQPEWEAFTGQTPDQYGGVGWLDAIHPDDRAHTIAEWQRAVRDGDLYSIEHRLRRADGQYVPMQVRAVPVTDERGQLVEWVGTHSDLSAIREAEQALRALNAELEGRVQQRTEDLARVTRFSTLLLTAAGEGIFGLDGRGVTTFANPAAARMLGYSIERMIGQPQHDLVHHHHEDGRPYALAECPIHQTLVDGQTRRVERDVMWHAQGHAVPVAYVVTPTHDEHGQPSGAVVMVQDITERIRAQEQLQELIEDLERSNQDLEQFAYVASHDLQEPLRTVGSYTELLARRYRGQLDPRADQYLHFMQDAVDRMRSLIQDLLGFARLSRADLTLTPTPLDDLMRGVQQNVQGTLDADGSTLVWDTPDQVMGQGSLLTQLLTNLVSNGLKFHRPGEAARVQVTSRREGDMIHVSVSDNGIGIAPEYHARIFEIFQRLHRRETYAGNGMGLAICRKITEHHGGRIWLESAPEQGSTFHLTLPAVPTP, encoded by the coding sequence GTGATCCTCCCCGACGCGGGCAGCGCCGCGTTCCAGACCCTGGACGCCGCCGCGCTGCTCGCCGCCCTGCCCGACCCGGTCGCCCACCTGGGCGCGGACGGGCAGGTCACGCTGAACCGCGCCGCGCAGGCGCGCATGGCCCAGTACTCGGCCACCGGCGACTGGATGGCGCTGTTCGAGCCCGGCAGCGTCCCCGCCATCCAGGTGGCCGTGCAGGACGCCCTGCGCGGCGAGACGCGGCAGGTGACGGTGCAGGTCGTGGACACCGTCGCGCCGGGCCTGCTGACCGTCGCCCCCAGCGCGGGTGGCGCGCTGCTGCACCTGCACGTCGCCCGTGACCCGCTGGAGGTCGCGCTGGAACTCATGGACGGGCTGGGCCTGGGCATGACCGTGCAGGCCCCGGACACCCGCATCCTGCTCGCCAACGACGCCGCCACCCGCATCCTGGGCCTGAGCCGCGACCAGCTGATGGGCCGCGACTCCATGGACCCCGAGTGGCGCGCCGTGCATCCCGACGGCACTGACTTCCCCGGCGAGACGCACCCCAGCGTGCAGGCCCTGCGGACCCTGCAGGTGCAGCGCGAGGTGCCCATGGGCGTGTACCACCCCGGCGACGCCGCGTGGCGCTGGCTGCAGGTCACGGCCATCCCGCGCCGCGCGCCCGGCGCCACGCAGCCCAAGCAGGTCACGACCGTCTTCGCGGACGTCACCGAGAAACAGGGCATGCAGGCTGAACTCAGCCGCCGTGAACGCCGCTACCGCTCGCTGGTGCGTGCCACCAGTCAGATGGTCTGGGACGCCCGTCCCGACGGGGACTTCCAGCCGCCCCAGCCCGAGTGGGAGGCCTTCACCGGGCAGACGCCCGATCAGTACGGCGGTGTGGGCTGGCTGGACGCCATTCACCCCGACGACCGCGCGCACACCATCGCGGAGTGGCAGCGCGCCGTCCGCGACGGTGACCTGTACAGCATCGAGCACCGCCTGCGCCGCGCCGACGGGCAGTACGTGCCCATGCAGGTCCGCGCGGTACCCGTCACCGACGAACGCGGGCAGCTGGTCGAATGGGTCGGCACGCACAGCGACCTGAGCGCCATCCGCGAGGCCGAACAGGCCCTGCGGGCCCTGAACGCCGAACTGGAAGGCCGCGTGCAGCAGCGCACCGAGGACCTCGCGCGCGTCACGCGCTTCAGCACCCTGCTCCTCACCGCCGCCGGGGAGGGCATCTTCGGGCTGGACGGGCGCGGCGTCACCACCTTCGCCAACCCGGCCGCCGCGCGCATGCTGGGCTACAGCATCGAGCGCATGATCGGCCAGCCGCAGCACGACCTGGTCCACCACCACCACGAGGACGGCCGCCCCTACGCCCTCGCCGAGTGCCCCATCCACCAGACCCTCGTGGACGGCCAGACGCGCCGCGTGGAACGCGACGTCATGTGGCACGCCCAGGGCCACGCCGTGCCCGTCGCGTACGTCGTCACCCCCACCCACGACGAGCACGGGCAACCCAGCGGCGCGGTCGTCATGGTGCAGGACATCACCGAACGCATCCGCGCGCAGGAGCAGCTGCAGGAGCTCATTGAGGACCTCGAACGCAGCAACCAGGACCTCGAACAGTTCGCGTACGTCGCCAGCCACGACCTGCAGGAACCCCTGCGGACCGTCGGCAGCTACACCGAGCTGCTCGCGCGGCGCTACCGCGGGCAACTCGACCCGCGCGCCGACCAGTACCTGCACTTCATGCAGGACGCCGTGGACCGCATGCGCAGCCTGATTCAGGACCTGCTGGGCTTCGCCCGCCTGAGCCGCGCGGACCTCACCCTGACCCCCACCCCGCTGGACGACCTGATGCGTGGCGTTCAGCAGAACGTGCAGGGCACCCTGGACGCCGACGGCAGCACCCTGGTCTGGGACACCCCCGATCAGGTGATGGGGCAGGGGTCGCTGCTCACGCAACTCCTGACGAACCTCGTCAGCAATGGCCTGAAATTCCACCGGCCCGGCGAGGCGGCGCGCGTGCAGGTCACGTCCCGCCGCGAGGGTGACATGATCCACGTCAGCGTCAGCGATAACGGCATCGGGATCGCGCCGGAGTACCACGCGCGGATCTTCGAGATCTTCCAGCGTCTGCACCGCCGCGAAACCTACGCCGGGAACGGCATGGGCCTCGCCATCTGCCGTAAGATCACCGAACACCACGGCGGGCGCATCTGGCTCGAATCTGCCCCCGAGCAGGGCAGTACCTTCCACCTGACTCTCCCGGCGGTTCCCACCCCATGA
- a CDS encoding response regulator yields the protein MTHDPTEPIEILLVEDNEPDVLLTLEAFEDAQVPNRMHVARDGVEALRFLRREGEHAAAPRPDVILMDINMPRKTGLEVLSEVKADPSLRSIPVVMLTTSQAEDDVRASYERHASGYVVKPVGFENFLGAMRAFESFWMTFVRFPPRA from the coding sequence ATGACCCACGACCCCACCGAACCCATCGAGATCCTGCTCGTCGAGGACAACGAACCCGACGTGCTGCTGACCCTGGAAGCCTTCGAGGACGCCCAGGTGCCCAACCGCATGCACGTCGCCCGCGACGGCGTCGAGGCGCTGCGTTTCCTGCGGCGCGAGGGTGAGCACGCCGCCGCGCCCCGCCCCGACGTGATCCTGATGGACATCAACATGCCCCGTAAGACCGGCCTGGAAGTCCTCTCGGAGGTCAAGGCCGATCCCTCCCTGCGCAGCATCCCGGTCGTGATGCTCACCACCAGCCAGGCCGAGGACGACGTGCGCGCCTCCTACGAGCGTCACGCCAGCGGGTACGTGGTCAAACCCGTGGGCTTCGAGAACTTCCTGGGCGCCATGCGCGCCTTCGAGTCGTTCTGGATGACCTTCGTGCGCTTCCCCCCACGCGCCTGA
- the clpP gene encoding ATP-dependent Clp protease proteolytic subunit — MSVIPYVIEQTGRGERMYDIYSRLLKDRIIFVGTPIESQMANTIVAQLLLLDSQNPEQEIQMYINCPGGEVYAGLAIYDTMRYIKAPVSTICVGIAMSMGSVLLMAGDKGKRMALPNSRIMIHQGSAGFRGNTPDLEVQAKEVLHLRDKLVGIYHEHTSIPHDKLMRDMERDYFMSPDEAMKYGLIDSVVDRTRAQEDSV, encoded by the coding sequence ATGAGCGTGATTCCCTACGTGATCGAACAGACCGGGCGCGGCGAGCGGATGTACGACATCTACTCCCGTCTGCTCAAGGACCGGATTATTTTCGTGGGCACGCCGATCGAGTCGCAGATGGCGAATACCATCGTGGCTCAGCTGCTGCTGCTGGATTCTCAGAACCCGGAGCAGGAGATCCAGATGTACATCAACTGCCCTGGCGGTGAGGTGTACGCGGGCCTGGCGATCTACGACACCATGCGCTACATCAAGGCGCCGGTCAGCACGATCTGCGTGGGGATCGCGATGAGCATGGGCAGCGTGCTGCTGATGGCCGGGGACAAGGGCAAGCGCATGGCGCTGCCGAACAGCCGGATCATGATTCACCAGGGGTCGGCGGGCTTCCGTGGGAACACCCCGGACCTGGAGGTGCAGGCCAAGGAGGTGCTGCACCTGCGTGACAAGCTGGTCGGGATCTACCACGAGCACACCAGCATTCCGCACGACAAGCTGATGCGGGACATGGAGCGGGATTACTTCATGTCGCCGGACGAGGCGATGAAATACGGCCTGATCGACAGTGTGGTGGACCGCACGCGGGCGCAGGAGGACAGCGTATGA
- a CDS encoding ribonuclease J gives MSNPSKAPRPEGAAPHLEVIPLGGMGEIGKNITAYRFEDEIMVVDAGLAFPESHQMGIDLIIPRIDYLQQNAGLIKGWILTHGHEDHIGGLPYILPRLPRVPVYGAGLTLGLVREKLSEFGIKDGEVDLREVDLSDKVKIGTHFQVEFFRMTHSIPDNAGYLLTTPAGTVLHTGDFKLDEEPSDGKTSDLARIEQAGKDGVTLLLSDSTNAERQGRTVSEAEVARNLETLIAGLKGRVFLTTFASNVHRVQNVINIAHRQRRRVVMEGRSMIKYAQVAQTLGYMELPEPFLASDEVGGLQDQQVLYVCTGSQGQPMSVLSRLAFGNHAKIALRRGDSVILSSNPIPGNEEAVNLVINRLYEIGVDVYYPPNYRVHASGHGSQEELATILNLARPKYFLPWHGEPRHQINHARLAQTLPRPPKRTLIARNGDVIRVSQDDFKVTGTVPAGAVYVDGLGVGDIGDDVLLDRVNMSQEGILIMTAVLHPTPHVEIVSRGFVRANRELDSQIRKVALEAIEQGLREKKRLEDVRDDMYGAVRRFVRKVTGRNPVLIPLIVD, from the coding sequence ATGAGCAACCCCAGCAAGGCCCCCCGCCCCGAGGGCGCGGCCCCACACCTCGAAGTCATCCCGCTCGGCGGCATGGGCGAGATCGGCAAGAACATCACCGCGTACCGTTTCGAAGACGAGATCATGGTCGTCGACGCGGGCCTGGCGTTCCCCGAGAGCCACCAGATGGGCATCGACCTGATCATCCCGCGCATCGACTACCTGCAGCAGAACGCCGGGCTGATCAAGGGCTGGATCCTCACGCACGGGCACGAGGACCACATCGGCGGGCTGCCGTACATCCTGCCCCGCCTGCCGCGCGTGCCGGTGTACGGCGCGGGCCTGACACTGGGCCTCGTGCGCGAGAAACTGTCCGAGTTCGGCATCAAGGACGGCGAGGTGGACCTGCGCGAGGTGGACCTCAGCGACAAGGTGAAGATCGGCACGCACTTCCAGGTGGAGTTCTTCCGCATGACGCACTCCATCCCGGACAACGCCGGGTACCTGCTCACCACGCCCGCCGGGACCGTCCTGCACACCGGGGACTTCAAGCTCGACGAGGAACCCAGCGACGGCAAGACCAGCGACCTCGCCCGCATCGAGCAGGCCGGGAAGGACGGCGTCACGCTGCTCCTGAGCGACTCGACGAACGCCGAACGTCAGGGCCGTACCGTCAGCGAGGCCGAAGTCGCCCGTAACCTCGAAACGCTGATCGCGGGCCTGAAGGGCCGGGTGTTCCTGACGACCTTCGCGTCGAACGTGCACCGCGTGCAGAACGTCATCAACATCGCCCACCGCCAGCGCCGCCGCGTCGTCATGGAAGGGCGCAGCATGATCAAGTACGCGCAGGTCGCCCAGACGCTGGGCTACATGGAACTGCCCGAACCGTTCCTGGCCAGCGACGAGGTCGGCGGCCTGCAGGACCAGCAGGTGCTGTACGTCTGCACCGGCAGCCAGGGCCAGCCCATGAGCGTCCTGTCGCGCCTCGCGTTCGGGAACCACGCCAAGATCGCGCTGCGCCGCGGCGACAGCGTCATCCTGTCGAGCAACCCCATCCCCGGCAACGAGGAAGCCGTGAACCTCGTCATCAACCGCCTGTACGAGATCGGCGTGGACGTCTACTACCCCCCGAACTACCGCGTGCACGCCTCCGGGCACGGCAGCCAGGAGGAACTCGCGACCATCCTGAACCTCGCCCGTCCCAAGTACTTCCTGCCCTGGCACGGCGAACCCCGCCACCAGATCAACCACGCCCGCCTCGCGCAGACCCTCCCCCGCCCGCCCAAACGCACCCTGATCGCCCGCAACGGTGACGTCATCCGCGTCAGCCAGGACGACTTCAAGGTCACCGGCACCGTGCCCGCCGGGGCCGTGTACGTGGACGGCCTGGGCGTCGGCGACATCGGCGACGACGTGCTGCTCGACCGCGTGAACATGAGCCAGGAAGGCATCCTGATCATGACCGCCGTCCTGCACCCCACACCGCACGTCGAGATCGTCTCACGCGGCTTCGTGCGCGCCAACCGCGAACTCGACAGTCAGATCCGCAAGGTCGCCCTGGAGGCCATCGAGCAGGGCCTGCGCGAGAAGAAACGCCTCGAGGACGTCCGCGACGACATGTACGGCGCGGTGCGCCGCTTCGTGCGCAAGGTCACGGGCCGCAACCCCGTCCTGATCCCCCTGATCGTCGACTGA
- the tgt gene encoding tRNA guanosine(34) transglycosylase Tgt codes for MFEFDIQHRDGRARVAQFHTPRGTVTTPMFMPVGTQGTVKGISPQELTDIGSQMILGNTYHLMLRPGEAMVAAHGGLPGFTAYPGPFLTDSGGFQVMSLGHMRKITEEGVVFKSHLDGSLVNLTPERSIQVQEALGADIIMAFDECPPYPAEREYILRSLERTERWLARCLTVKSRPEQALFAIVQGGVHEDLRQRSLDLTLPYETPGFALGGLAVGEPKGEMYPAVAFTAERLPEHKPRYLMGVGHPEDLVAGVALGVDMFDCVYPTRTGRFGYALTDEGRLNMNSSAPRTSMEPLDAECDCYACRNYTRAYLAHLIRAEEMLGPRMLSLHNLRYLHRLMERARAAIQAGQFHAWASAWAERYFRSGVPEWFQQALETGRDPLGQKSQS; via the coding sequence ATGTTCGAGTTCGACATTCAGCACCGTGACGGCCGGGCGCGCGTGGCGCAGTTCCACACGCCGCGCGGGACGGTCACGACCCCCATGTTCATGCCGGTCGGGACGCAGGGCACCGTGAAGGGCATCAGCCCGCAGGAACTGACCGATATCGGCTCGCAGATGATTCTGGGCAACACCTACCACCTGATGCTGCGCCCCGGCGAGGCGATGGTGGCCGCGCACGGGGGGCTGCCGGGCTTCACGGCGTACCCTGGGCCGTTCCTGACCGATTCCGGCGGGTTTCAGGTGATGAGCCTGGGGCACATGCGTAAGATCACCGAGGAGGGCGTGGTGTTCAAGAGTCACCTGGACGGCAGTCTGGTGAACCTCACGCCCGAGCGCAGCATTCAGGTGCAGGAGGCGCTGGGGGCCGACATCATCATGGCGTTCGACGAATGCCCGCCCTACCCGGCCGAGCGGGAGTACATCCTGCGGAGCCTGGAGCGGACCGAGCGCTGGCTGGCCCGCTGTCTGACGGTGAAGTCCAGGCCCGAGCAGGCGCTGTTCGCCATCGTGCAGGGGGGCGTGCATGAGGATCTGCGGCAGCGCAGCCTGGACCTGACCCTGCCCTATGAGACGCCGGGTTTCGCGCTGGGTGGCCTGGCGGTCGGCGAGCCGAAAGGGGAGATGTACCCGGCGGTGGCGTTCACGGCCGAGCGGCTGCCAGAGCACAAGCCCCGGTACCTGATGGGCGTTGGCCACCCGGAGGACCTGGTGGCGGGCGTGGCGCTGGGCGTGGACATGTTCGACTGCGTGTACCCGACCCGCACGGGACGCTTCGGGTACGCCCTGACGGATGAGGGGCGCCTGAACATGAACTCCAGTGCCCCCCGCACCTCTATGGAGCCGCTGGATGCCGAGTGCGACTGCTACGCGTGCCGGAACTACACCCGCGCGTACCTAGCGCACCTGATCCGCGCCGAGGAGATGCTGGGGCCGCGCATGCTGTCGCTGCACAACCTGCGGTACCTGCACCGTCTGATGGAACGGGCCCGCGCCGCCATTCAGGCCGGGCAGTTCCACGCCTGGGCGTCCGCATGGGCCGAGCGGTACTTCCGCAGTGGGGTGCCGGAGTGGTTCCAGCAGGCCCTCGAGACGGGCCGTGATCCCCTAGGGCAAAAGTCCCAATCGTGA
- a CDS encoding phosphodiester glycosidase family protein, translated as MPRLSPILCLLVLGSAPAAALTVKPIVAGGTLYTVATVTPGRDDLRLHWRNPTTSAPYATFAQLGARLQKEGRTLLFATNSGIYAPGLRPLGLHIEGGRTLTPLNLARSGGNFALRPNGVFWIRDSRAGVLETGAYRRAGLNPTYATQSGPLLVQRGQLHPAFNKGGTSFKLRSGVGVCKGGQVRFAISAGPVNFYTFATFFRDTLGCPDALYLDGSISAYATPDRDTQLAGFAGIWSVSR; from the coding sequence ATGCCGCGCCTCTCCCCCATCCTGTGCCTGCTCGTGCTGGGCAGTGCACCCGCTGCGGCCCTGACCGTGAAGCCCATCGTCGCCGGGGGCACCCTCTATACGGTGGCGACCGTCACGCCGGGCCGCGACGACCTGCGTCTGCACTGGCGCAATCCCACTACCTCTGCCCCGTACGCGACCTTCGCGCAGCTGGGCGCGCGACTGCAAAAGGAGGGACGCACGCTGCTGTTTGCCACGAACAGCGGCATCTACGCGCCGGGCCTCAGGCCCCTGGGCTTGCATATAGAAGGGGGGCGGACGCTGACGCCACTGAACCTCGCGCGGTCCGGGGGCAACTTCGCGCTGCGGCCCAACGGCGTGTTCTGGATCCGGGACAGCCGGGCGGGCGTGCTGGAAACCGGCGCGTACCGCCGCGCCGGGCTGAACCCCACGTACGCCACGCAGTCCGGACCGCTGCTCGTGCAGCGTGGGCAGCTGCACCCGGCGTTCAACAAGGGCGGCACCTCGTTCAAGCTGCGCAGCGGCGTGGGCGTCTGCAAAGGCGGACAGGTGCGCTTCGCGATCAGCGCCGGACCCGTCAACTTCTATACCTTCGCTACCTTCTTCCGGGACACGCTGGGCTGCCCGGACGCGCTGTACCTGGACGGCAGCATCAGCGCGTACGCCACGCCGGACCGCGACACCCAGCTGGCGGGCTTCGCCGGGATCTGGAGCGTCAGCCGCTGA
- a CDS encoding response regulator transcription factor: MTPQRILIIEDDLDIANVLRMDLTDAGFEVDHADSAMNGLIKAREEQPTLILLDLGLPDFDGGDVVQRLRKNSSVPIIVLTARDTVDEKVRLLGLGADDYLIKPFHPDELLARVKVQLRQRTTESLTMGDLTLDPQKRLVTFKGDELRLSPKEFDILALLIRQPGRVYSRQEIGQDIWQGRLPEGSNVVDVHMANLRAKLRDLDGYGLLRTVRGVGYALRG; the protein is encoded by the coding sequence GTGACCCCGCAACGCATTCTGATCATCGAGGACGACCTGGACATCGCCAACGTCCTGCGCATGGACCTGACCGACGCCGGTTTTGAGGTCGACCACGCCGATTCCGCCATGAACGGCCTGATCAAGGCGCGCGAGGAGCAGCCCACCCTGATCCTCCTGGACCTGGGCCTGCCGGACTTCGACGGCGGGGACGTCGTGCAGCGCCTGCGCAAGAACAGCAGCGTGCCGATCATCGTCCTGACCGCCCGCGACACCGTGGACGAGAAGGTCCGCCTGCTGGGCCTGGGTGCCGACGACTACCTGATCAAACCCTTCCACCCGGACGAACTGCTCGCCCGCGTGAAGGTGCAGTTGCGTCAGCGCACCACCGAGAGTCTCACCATGGGCGACCTGACCCTGGACCCGCAGAAGCGCCTCGTGACCTTCAAGGGCGACGAGCTGCGCCTGTCACCCAAGGAATTCGACATCCTGGCGCTGCTGATCCGCCAGCCCGGGCGCGTGTATTCCCGCCAGGAGATCGGCCAGGACATCTGGCAGGGCCGCCTGCCCGAGGGCAGCAACGTCGTGGACGTCCACATGGCCAACCTGCGCGCCAAGCTGCGTGACCTCGACGGCTACGGCCTGCTCCGCACGGTGCGCGGCGTCGGCTACGCCCTGCGCGGCTGA